A stretch of the Rosa rugosa chromosome 5, drRosRugo1.1, whole genome shotgun sequence genome encodes the following:
- the LOC133709844 gene encoding probable bifunctional TENA-E protein, which yields MDVTPKPGVPYRGMTDTWLKKHTLIYTGATRHPFILAIRDGTVDISAFKRWLSQDYIFVRAFVPFVASLVVKAWKKSDDSHGDVEVILSGLAALNDEIDWFKKQASKWGVDLSVVAPQKPTQDYCRFLENLTSPEVDYTVGMTAYWAIEAVYQESFAHCLGEGSKTPPELEEVCQRWGNDGFGNYCSALRSIADRRLLKATDDEVSKAEVTFLRVLEYEVEFWNMSRGIPGY from the exons ATGGACGTGACACCCAAGCCCGGAGTTCCCTACCGCGGGATGACCGACACGTGGCTGAAGAAGCACACTTTGATCTACACCGGAGCCACCCGACACCCTTTTATCCTCGCCATTCGCGACGGCACCGTCGACATCTCCGCCTTCAAACGGTGGCTG AGCCAGGACTACATATTTGTGAGAGCTTTTGTGCCGTTTGTGGCGAGCTTGGTGGTGAAAGCTTGGAAGAAGTCTGATGATAGTCATGGTGATGTGGAAGTGATACTGAGTGGGCTTGCTGCTTTGAACGATGAGATTGACTGGTTCAAGAAACAAGCCTCCAAATGGGGTGTTGATCTCTCTGTTGTTGCTCCTCAAAAGCCTACCCAGGATTACTGCAG ATTTCTGGAGAATTTAACTAGTCCTGAGGTTGATTACACAGTGGGCATGACGGCCTATTGGGCCATTGAAGCTGTGTACCAAGAGAGCTTTGCCCATTGCCTGGGGGAGGGCTCCAAAACCCCACCGGAACTAGAAGAGGTTTGTCAAAGATGGGGCAATGATGGCTTCGGTAACTACTGTTCTGCTCTCCGAAGCATTGCTGACCGGCGTTTGTTGAAGGCCACAGATGATGAGGTGAGTAAAGCTGAAGTAACATTCCTGCGTGTTCTTGAATATGAGGTTGAGTTCTGGAACATGAGCCGTGGGATTCCTGGGTACTAG